One genomic segment of Amycolatopsis sp. WQ 127309 includes these proteins:
- a CDS encoding cupin domain-containing protein yields the protein MSASGAGFRLTDFLGALSDRVEPSDLRPVVVRAGELERLPAEQVHNPTELAVAGLLPTATLELLRQTIPPGQSSDMQRHHHETVHYVIAGTGHSDVEDETATWSAGDFVYTPPWTWHRHYNDSAEAPVEFLTIENSRLLALFGVGRRQSAGLVSVAEARARFGAERS from the coding sequence ATGAGCGCGTCCGGTGCCGGTTTCCGGCTGACCGACTTCCTGGGTGCCCTGTCCGACCGGGTCGAGCCGAGCGACCTGCGTCCGGTCGTGGTCCGCGCGGGGGAACTCGAACGGCTGCCCGCGGAGCAGGTGCACAACCCCACCGAGCTCGCGGTGGCCGGCCTGCTGCCGACGGCCACGTTAGAACTGCTGCGCCAGACCATTCCGCCCGGGCAGAGCTCGGACATGCAGCGCCACCACCACGAGACGGTCCACTACGTCATCGCCGGCACCGGGCACAGCGACGTCGAGGACGAGACCGCGACCTGGTCCGCGGGTGACTTCGTCTACACCCCGCCTTGGACGTGGCACCGCCACTACAACGACTCGGCCGAAGCCCCGGTGGAGTTCCTGACCATCGAAAACTCCCGGCTGCTCGCGTTGTTCGGCGTCGGCCGCCGGCAGAGCGCCGGGCTGGTGTCCGTGGCGGAAGCACGGGCCCGGTTCGGCGCGGAACGCTCGTGA
- a CDS encoding cupin domain-containing protein, whose amino-acid sequence MLAPGGGEDVGAIGLGMFVKLTGADTGGAYSLFEYTAPPGLGGPPTHVHTREDELFVCTAGAVTVELGGERHVLTPGAALLTPRGVPHMFFNEGTVEARIIAVVSPPGLENYYRDLNALPPGPRDMTKVAEVMRKHGLSLVGPGTDGPDAARDEPAPPRAEQVVRRMCAAVDEHDFAGFGAFFAEDARYRFGSGAPVRGRAAIVAATAAAAAALPTARHRVEQVAEIGRQLFCRFVIEVETPRGAVEMPCVTVIELATGGTGEGFPEIVDYRVHMDVSPVLAN is encoded by the coding sequence GTGCTGGCTCCGGGAGGCGGCGAGGACGTCGGCGCGATCGGGCTGGGCATGTTCGTGAAGCTGACCGGCGCGGACACCGGCGGGGCGTACTCGTTGTTCGAGTACACCGCGCCGCCCGGGCTCGGCGGTCCGCCGACGCACGTGCACACCCGGGAGGACGAGCTCTTCGTCTGCACGGCGGGGGCCGTCACCGTGGAACTCGGCGGGGAGCGGCACGTGCTGACGCCGGGGGCCGCGCTCCTGACCCCGCGGGGGGTGCCGCACATGTTCTTCAACGAGGGCACGGTCGAGGCCCGCATCATCGCCGTCGTTTCCCCGCCGGGGCTGGAAAACTACTACCGCGACCTCAACGCCCTGCCGCCCGGGCCGCGGGACATGACGAAGGTCGCCGAGGTGATGAGGAAGCATGGCCTGTCGCTGGTCGGACCAGGAACCGACGGCCCGGACGCCGCGCGGGACGAGCCGGCGCCACCGCGCGCCGAGCAGGTCGTCCGGCGGATGTGCGCCGCCGTCGACGAGCACGACTTCGCCGGTTTCGGTGCGTTCTTCGCCGAAGATGCTCGTTACCGGTTCGGCAGCGGTGCTCCCGTCCGCGGCCGGGCCGCGATAGTCGCCGCCACAGCGGCCGCGGCCGCCGCGCTGCCCACCGCGCGGCACCGGGTCGAGCAGGTCGCCGAGATCGGCCGGCAGCTGTTCTGCCGCTTCGTCATCGAGGTGGAAACCCCACGTGGCGCGGTGGAGATGCCGTGCGTGACCGTGATCGAACTGGCCACCGGCGGCACGGGCGAAGGGTTTCCCGAGATCGTCGACTACCGCGTGCACATGGACGTCTCGCCGGTCCTCGCGAACTGA
- a CDS encoding IclR family transcriptional regulator, with the protein MSPSSRDDAPPGRAGALDRAAQILGAFTTANRELTLDALVLRCGLPRSTTHRTADTMIRLDWLEKTAGRYRIGKRLFELSGLAPVRLELRETVLPYLQDLYGAVNATVQLGVLDVDHVLVVEKITGHRPMPMLSPVGGSVPAHCSALGRAILAFSPPAVVDKVIAAGLEAQTERTITTASGLKRELAAAADRGWSVEHEEGNVGVTCVGAPIFGPRGDVAAALSVTGPSELLRTDRAVSAVRTAAAGASRAYRSRPAAGPAVTSSAFCTAASGTNEGDDAE; encoded by the coding sequence ATGAGTCCCAGCAGCCGGGACGACGCGCCGCCGGGACGAGCCGGCGCGCTCGACCGTGCGGCGCAGATCCTGGGTGCGTTCACCACCGCCAACCGCGAACTGACGCTGGACGCGCTCGTCCTGCGGTGCGGCCTGCCGCGCTCGACCACGCACCGGACCGCGGACACGATGATCCGGCTCGACTGGCTGGAGAAGACCGCGGGCCGGTACCGCATCGGCAAGCGGCTGTTCGAGCTTTCCGGGCTGGCGCCGGTCCGACTCGAACTGCGGGAGACGGTGCTGCCGTACCTGCAGGACCTGTACGGGGCGGTCAACGCGACCGTGCAGCTCGGCGTGCTCGACGTCGACCACGTGCTGGTGGTGGAGAAGATCACCGGGCACCGCCCGATGCCGATGCTCTCCCCGGTCGGCGGTTCCGTGCCGGCGCACTGTTCGGCGTTGGGCCGCGCGATCCTCGCGTTTTCACCGCCGGCGGTCGTCGACAAGGTGATCGCGGCCGGGCTCGAAGCGCAGACGGAGCGGACGATCACGACCGCGTCCGGGCTCAAGCGGGAGCTCGCGGCGGCGGCGGACCGGGGCTGGTCGGTCGAACACGAAGAGGGCAACGTCGGGGTCACCTGCGTCGGCGCGCCGATCTTCGGGCCCCGGGGCGACGTCGCGGCCGCCCTTTCGGTGACCGGGCCGTCCGAGCTGCTGCGGACCGACCGCGCCGTGTCCGCGGTCCGGACCGCGGCGGCGGGGGCGTCCCGGGCCTACCGCTCGCGGCCTGCCGCCGGCCCGGCCGTGACGAGCAGTGCCTTCTGTACCGCAGCTTCCGGAACCAATGAAGGGGACGATGCCGAATGA